One Fragaria vesca subsp. vesca unplaced genomic scaffold, FraVesHawaii_1.0 scf0512996, whole genome shotgun sequence genomic window, TAGATATGCAAATCATGCTTTGAACTTGTATTTCAGTCCAAAAAGGGTTAAGGAAAAACTCCATTTTTAACAAAGCATTGTCTCTGTGTTATAATAATCTGATcactattttccttttggaaTAAGCCCACATATGGAAACTCTAGCTACTGCTGATTCTTTGAAAGTGCAACTTTGACTAATGTTAGGACTGACTAAGGTACTACATATGCTTATATTAGGAACAAGGATACAAGGGAACTAAAGGTTGGTCAAGTGGTACTTGCTGGGAGTTGCACATCAGAATGTCCAGGTAGGGGGTCTTCACTAGTTAGAgatgtttctgaaaatatctttatgtttttatgcATAAAAGTGCATTATTTTATGTGATGACTTGAGAGTTAAGGGAGCATAGAGACTTCCTTCGAGGGTTTTGGGCATTTGAATCACTGAGGTTCCCTCCTATTTCGTAACAACATCAGAATATACTTTTTTTGGTAATACGTTTCTTCCCCTAATAAGATTTCTATCTAAATGCGTTCAAGATTTTTGTTGGGATGCACTTTTGAATATTAGCTAGTATTGGTAGGTTCCTTAGAATGCTTGGATCAGAAATAGAGCAATGATCACATAGTGCACACCACTTGTTTTATAGTATGTCTCAAAGACACCACCAAGCTCAAACCAGTGGGCTTTtccaagatttttgaaaagcttatactttttattttatcctCAGTTTTTAACAGTTGAAAATAGACTCTTCAATGATCGTTTTAAACTTGGTTTCAAGAAAAAcggagttgatttgagaaacttgtgATATTTTCAAGTTCACATAGTGTTTTAGAATCTTAGTAAAGTTTACTGCATTTTCAGTCACTTTGGATCCCTATTTGACTATGCATTTGAACTCCAAACGGCTTGTAATTTTGGGACATTGTTCCTTTGCTTGTCTATTTTGATTCTGGAAATTTTCccatgaaaatattgaaaggtCAATTGTTGgtgaattttttctttcttactaCCTATTTCCTGAAAATTTCTTAGATTTGCAGCTCATTGTTATAAAACAATGGATTTGGGATCCTTTACACtcttatttttgtcattgatCTTTGACAAGTTTATCTATGCATAAATCCTATACTTTCAGTTCTAAAAGGGCAGGAAGGGTTCCATTCTTGACAAGCATCACTTTTGCATGTTCTTATCAATACTTCTTATTTGTGTTCTCTCTGAAACAAGCCCATAAATAGAAGCTTAGTTACTACTGTGACTTacttttaagaaaaatttgatgttAGGACTAACTATGGTGCATATGCTTATATTAGGAACAAGGATGACTTGGGATCGCAATTAGCATCGTTAGAACACAAAATGAGAGTCTAGTGAGAGAAGCTCCTCCTTCTCACTTCCTTTTCTCTATGATTTATCAAATCTGGCTTTTAACTCTTCACCCACTTCCTTACCTTCCCACTCTAAAATTATTCCCTGATCTAATTCATTCTTTTCTCATTTATCACATCACAAATTCCAGCCAATAGCTTGGCCCCATTAATCCTTTCCCCATTCCAACATTTTTTCTCCTGTTTTAGATTGTTTAGTCCTGTAGTGGTGGTCAGATCTCACCCTACTGAATCATTTAGCAGGCTTTATGATCATTATTCCAACTGTCTAAAGCTCACATTTATTGTGATTATACTCCTACCCATTTTGGTGTTAAGCTTAGTTACTCCTTTGTGAGTGTTGTGTGAGTTGTTATCTCACTTATTAAGGAAACTGTTATGGCTTCCTCATTGGAACAACATGGTGAGATACCCTACGCTGATGAGAGTATCATTGAGGCTGTGCCATGCTGTTTTGAAGAAACTGTTGATGTTTTGGATCTGAACGGTGGTATCAATATGCTCGGAATCTTAGTAGCAGATGAAGAACCGAGTCTTGGGGGTATCAAGAACGGCCTGATGAATATGTGGAAGTCTCTGGGTCAAATCCGAATTATACGGGCCAAGAAGAACACCTGCTCAATCTCGGTCGGATCTGAGAAATTGGCCAGTAAGCTTTTGGATACAAGTCCATGGTTGATAAAGGGGTACTGTTTTTCAATCAGGCACTGGCCACGTTACCACTTAATTGAGGAGATTGAATCCAACCGGGTTTCTTTTTGGATAGAAGCTCATGGAATCCCACTGGAGCAAATGACGAAGAACAATGGCCGGAAATTAGGGGAGATGCTCGGATCTGTACTTGATGTGGAAGACCCTAGTGTGGTAGGCTTTCGGGGTTATCTCAGAATTCGTGTTGATCTTGATACTTGGCGACCACTCACAACTTTTGTCCCACTTCCTCGATCACAAATCAGTACTACAAAAATCAAGCTACAATATGAAGGGCTAAAGAATTTCTGCCACAAGTTTGGAAGACTGGGGCATTCAAATACAGCATGTAGTCACCGGATCAATCCAGCTTTGTCTCGTTGGGGCATTGTCTATGACAGAGCTCCCATTGCTGAACCCCCATGTCAACCACTGAACACACAGGCTAACTTCCCCTCGGAATATCCACAAGCTTCAACCTTTGGGGTTTTTGCCGGAATCAGATCACTCCGGTCATTCCGATCACCTGTCATACCGAGAAAGAACCAGCTTCCAAGGAGGTTTCTGAATTTGGCATGGGACATGTCTCAAGGGAGAACAACAGCTGTGAGGCAGGTAAGAGAAGTGTCAAATCTCTGACCACTTTTCAAATTCAATCgcctaagagcatctccaacggTGGTGTCAAATCAACCGTAGAATTTCAACAAGCAACAAATGATGCAGAAGAAACGCTCCAACCGAGCTATCAATTCCTATGTGGATTTGACAGCCTCCtcctcaatgtcaaatttgacagtcCCACTAGAGctatcttttgttttataatgatttctctcttcttctccttgtttCCTGCTCTCCTCTGTCAAGACCTACCCTGGATTTCCCCTTTAAATCCGGGATAAACCCTACGGaacccacctcaagggaaattctactaaaattttggcataatctctcttgaaaatgggtaaccctacctgaaagaaaaatcaccaacaacccaaacacttctaaaacaatttaatccacatcttctagagccatccgctcccccaaGTAatcatccaccacctcaactaaaataacaattcaaaataatttcaagaatttaatctctcatacaAACATACCAAATAAATCTTTTTCATCACTCCTAAGTGGAGTCACAAGCTCTTAACACACCACCACATTAATATCACTTAAAACATCCCATGGTTATCATAGcaactactaggaaagaagaaaatatacaAGTAGGTTaaactagtaacctatgagagaaaactggatgaggtgggaaatatgactcgcctcctactcTTGCCGaacagaactctgcagactgggcatttaaaatgaaaggcccaggggagaagcatttaaaacgttagaatgagtggacaaaataaataataaaaatacggacttaatgatagagcattgaaatcaatttaatgtttttcccatattttccattgagaaaattatttatgcatgccattcttggaaatctttATGAAAATAATTAGAGGCAACAagaatgaaccaatcccattggttcccaataaatcaataaaatatggggaagaggtttcaccataactatgagcctcccaggctataatagcgtcccatgctaagcgctctactcacatatgatgaggattgctaataagactataatagcatcccacgctaagcgctcaactcacatatgatgaggaccgctaaataatggctagctaacaataaatatatatatatatatataccgatcgattgcctcccaggctataatagcgtcccacactacgcgctctactcacatatgaagaagaccgctaataaggctataatagcgacttACATATGAtaaggaccgctaataagcttagctagcaataatcaatataaatcaacccttttatggtgaagtaaaataataaatgatcAATAATATCActtccccaaaaataatataaatcacttgacatgtcccacatgtcaaataaaatgagcaagagagttcccgaaaaataaatggaactcattaaatgtcacatcccgacccttaaatttttaccttatttactagcttggttataataagaattttaccgtcatTGCGgttttagtttaattggtccctagaggggtttcagGGACGGTTATGTTCGGaagattattcgtaggagaaaaatatgacaacggtaaaaatggtaaattttaactagtaaaaggtaatttttataggttattatttttcggggtgttttatttttggagttgggtttgttgtgGAGTGGGTATTAAGTTAGGACCGGGTCAAAAATTAGAGTGGAAAGcccactctctttctctcttctctccctccctcccgagcTGCCCGATCCGCTGGTTTCCTCCGCTCAGcttgccgccgtccggccaccgtaggccgccgctccggtctCGTTCGGTCGGCCTATGACCCAACTTCCATTTTAGGCCGGTGAGagccgccctagctccgccgtgaatGAGTTCTTTCCCTCGAAAGGCCCGACTGCCATGGTGGTTccatcgccggaactccctcctccggccgccatagctgGAGCTACTTGGCTCAAAAGAGAGCTCTCCTctcgtgcaacaacccctccaaatgTCTCACCTcccttgagctaggtaaggagaaatgtggagttgaattttctagggcttttatgatgtttttgcttgattgacctagttaggcttagaattgggtgttgtgctagttaaagaagttgtagagtgagttgagaggaagatgctgtcaaattttcataggcattggaggtcgccggaattggcctccggccgccgctgtgtgggagatttttatggttttaaatgtggataattaaggggagtttattgatgtgaattatggaatttttggaggagttttagttaggtttgtgaatttccgaagtttggtatttttggcggttaattaatgtagaatccggccgtaggatctAAGTCGTTAAATCTGTGGGAGATTATGTTGCGTCTACCGATTTTGGTATTTAAGTTTGGATCGTTTCGGTTTAGGATTATCGAAGTTTGGCGAGAATAAGCGTAGTTACGgctcatttttattttgcctatttttgagtAAGTAATGGAATTTCAGtcgggaaattaatattatatttggaacaggacgtgaggaggttCGAGCaaacgaggccccagatcgacatcaggcttaggcctaatttgtgagtggacttttattttagatatcatgcatgctatggttttggttgagcatttaaaattgttggtattttgacgtcatttaattttgacgcttttatttctcttggagagttaccgaaaaatgggatttttcggtgagtataaatatgtatattgagaAGAgtgtgtatataaatgctagctagccatatatgtctgtccaccttaatggcgtagcatatagccgcattatggtgtgatgtgagcgttggacgtgagcgtagcaGCCTTATATGaatgtttaattcatatagagGGTAtaggcacatatttatacacccgtctgtccaccttaatggcgtagtgtagcatcGCATTCAGGCGTGACTTGAGCGTTGGaagcgagcgtagtagccctatatagacccatgaatttatatagggagtatggacgtgtgtaaatacatacatatattatagagtcggagaggctcgatatttattGAGataaagttttatcgcttgtggcatgcattcgatttttctttagaaattggtttggggaaacataaatactttatttattaatttattttttgtccactcattctaacgttattaaatgtttttcccctgggccctttgttttaaattgcccagtctgcagagttcgggttggatctagtaggaggcgaggcataatCACCCGCTTTTTCGccacttttcaccagtaggttatctgtttaacctacccgtgttttcttgcttcggctagtgtctagtagctttgaatactttgggattaatGTAAATTATTTCGATGGTGTGCTCGGTCTGTTGATTTCTGTTTAGAGTATCTGAAGTATGAGGTTTAATGTTTAAgctggatatttatgtgatgtttggatgtTGATGTATTGTTGATTatgtggtggttgtgtttgtggggagcggatggctccaggagttaaggttggatgtGTGTTAGTAgaagtgtaaatttgaaatttttcaggtaagggttgtccattttcaatggAGGTTTTGccaatttttcggtaaatctTTCCTTGGGAGTGGTCCCGTCaggacttactccgggttttagggtaaaatttgacctatggcggccggaggtgggatttccggcgaaaagcttcccggtgtctccggcgggttttctcctcttccggcgggttagatgCTCAGTCACTAGGCcgaggagggagaggaggtggcgggggtCAAAACTGGAGTGGTCCGGCGGTCCTTGGCGGCCGGACGGAGGCTTGGTCTCCGACGGGTCGGGGTGCACGggtgagggagagagggagagacgGGTGAGggtgagagggagagagtggGGACTGTTGGGCTGCCCACATACCCGGTCCAAACTTNNNNNNNNNNNNNNNNNNNNCACATACCCGGTCCAAACTTAACCCAACTGAAAATTATACCCACTAAATTTTTACCCCCTTTTACCATctcaaaatttactcttttaattaaatactttttcatgctaactccgattttaacataTAGCATGCCTACggactcgtattaacgtcctctacaactttcatgaagaatgtttctccaaattctaaacggaaaagaaagtcaactttagggtccttagggagtaaacggttactcaacacggtaaaagaccaaaataataccaaagtaaataaccgtaaaataacttaagaaccggggtgtgacatcCTCTCTTGCTACAAACCCATCATCACACAAACTTCATTCAAAATTCGTTGTACCCAGTCTAAAGCACAATTCGATCAAAATTCTTGTACCCAGAAAGTAAGAAAGAAGGTTGGAGAACTGTAGTTCAAAGTCTATTTGGAGTTGGAAACCTGTCCAAGCTTGAATTGAAGATCGATGATGGGTTAATGCTTGAGATCTGCTCTGAAGCAATAAGTTCGTTGTTAGGTTGATGATTGAGATTGGCGACGAAGCTTGAATTGAACAAAGAcacaaagctagctagctttatcAGCCACTCTGCGTTCTCGTTGAAAGAAAGGGTTGATCGGAGATAATCAATCAAaagaagggaaagagagaTGTGATTAATTACCAAAACCAGAGAAGGAGAGATGTGGTTAGACATGAAGATTTGAGGATGAGGTTTTTATTATTAGAAATAATGTTTGAATTTAACCATTCGGTTGGAGTGGAAATTTATCTCAATAGTCAATTACACATCAACtgtcaaattttaaatttaacaaaaccaaaagacaTCTCCACTggtgtaacaccctgacccagaTTAACAGAAACAGAATAACCCAAAAATCGGGTCTCCAGAACTTATATATTGTACCAATTAGATCTTACCATTATGCAAGCCTGAATAAGCAATTGTCTATCTATGTGGAACTCAGACAACAAATCCCCATCAGAGTGATCAAGAGAACTGATCGACGAGCCTCCCTCCCAACAACTAAAGATCG contains:
- the LOC101315302 gene encoding uncharacterized protein LOC101315302, translating into MASSLEQHGEIPYADESIIEAVPCCFEETVDVLDLNGGINMLGILVADEEPSLGGIKNGLMNMWKSLGQIRIIRAKKNTCSISVGSEKLASKLLDTSPWLIKGYCFSIRHWPRYHLIEEIESNRVSFWIEAHGIPLEQMTKNNGRKLGEMLGSVLDVEDPSVVGFRGYLRIRVDLDTWRPLTTFVPLPRSQISTTKIKLQYEGLKNFCHKFGRLGHSNTACSHRINPALSRWGIVYDRAPIAEPPCQPLNTQANFPSEYPQASTFGVFAGIRSLRSFRSPVIPRKNQLPRRFLNLAWDMSQGRTTAVRQSAEFGLDLVGGEA